One Glycine max cultivar Williams 82 chromosome 6, Glycine_max_v4.0, whole genome shotgun sequence DNA segment encodes these proteins:
- the LOC100801025 gene encoding protein MEI2-like 1 isoform X2, which translates to MPSEIMEKRGASASSRFLDDISYVSEKNTGLRKPKSIHDHFLQGKSEMAASPGIIFNTSSPLETNSKTGLSISQTTLSREITEDLHFGRETGNTDMLKDSTTESLNYHKRSWSNVYRQSASGSYGLIGSKIVTNAASRESSLFSSSLSDMFSQKLRLLGNGVLSGQPITVGSFPEEEPYKSLEEIEAETIGNLLPDEDDLFSGVTDELGFSTGTRMNDDFEDFDLFSSSGGMELEGDEHLISGKRTSCGDEDPNYFGVSKGKIPFGEKSSRTLFVRNINSNVEDSELKALFEQYGDIRTIYTACKYRGFVMISYYDLRAAQNAMKALQNRSLRSRKLDIHYSIPKGNAPEKDIGHGTLMISDLDSSVLNDELKQIFGFYGEIREIYEYPQLNHVKFIEFYDVRAAEASLRALNGICFAGKHIKLEPGLPKIATCMMQQSQKGKDEPDFGHSLSDNISLRHNKGVSSGFIASGVSLENGYNQGFRSETQLPAFMDNSLFHVNSSIHKTTRGASAGKVSGVFEACNAIDAMKFASISRFHPHSLPEYRESLANGSPYNFSSTINMAANIGTGSTESSDSRHIQGMSSTGNLAEFNAAGNGNRPHHGLYHMWNGSNLHQQPPSNSMLWQKIPSFVNGACSPGLPQIPSFSRTPPHVLRASHIDHQVGSAPVVAASPWDRQHSFLGESPDASGFRLGSVGSPGFHGSWQLHPPASHNIFSHVGGNGTELTSNGGQGSPKQLSHVLPGRLPMTLVSKNLYSRRSEPNTNNNADKKQYVLDLGRILRGDDNRTTLMIKNIPNKYTSKMLLVAIDEQCRGTYDFLYLPIDFKNKCNVGYAFINMIDPGQIIPFHQAFHGKKWEKFNSEKVAVLAYARIQGKSALIAHFQNSSLMNEDKRCRPILFHTDGPNAGDPEPFPLGNNIRVRPGKIRMNGNEENGSQGNPSSLASGEESGNGTESTSSSSKSSD; encoded by the exons ATGCCTTCTGAAATCATGGAGAAGAGGGGTGCTTCTGCCTCATCTCGCTTTTTGGATGACATTTCCTATGTTTCTGAG AAGAATACTGGATTACGAAAGCCAAAATCTATCCATGACCATTTTCTACAAG GGAAGAGTGAAATGGCGGCATCACCTGGCATCATTTTTAATACTTCGTCACCCCTtgaaacaaattcaaaaacagGCTTGTCAATTTCTCAGACTACTCTATCTCGGGAAATTACAGAAGACCTACATTTTGGCAGAGAAACAGGCAATACAGATATGCTGAAGGATTCCACCACAGAATCATTGAATTATCACAAGAGATCATGGTCTAATGTGTATAGGCAGTCAGCATCTGGCTCATATGGTCTAATTGGGAGCAAGATTGTCACCAATGCTGCCTCACGTGAAAGCAGTCTGTTTTCAAGCTCGCTGTCTGACATGTTTAGCCAAAAGT TGAGGTTATTGGGGAATGGAGTGCTGTCTGGTCAACCCATTACAGTTGGTTCCTTTCCTGAGGAAGAACCGTACAAATCTCTTGAAGAAATTGAGGCTGAAACTATTGGAAATCTCCTTCCTGATGAAGATGACCTGTTTTCTGGAGTCACTGATGAGTTAGGATTCAGTACTGGCACTAGAATGAATGATGATTTTGAagattttgatttgttcagcAGCAGTGGAGGCATGGAATTGGAAGGAGATGAACATCTAATTTCCGGAAAAAGAACCAGTTGCGGGGATGAAGATCCTAATTACTTTGGAGTTTCTAAAGGAAAAATTCCTTTTGGTGAAAAATCTTCTAGAACACTTTTTGTTAGAAACATCAATAGCAATGTAGAAGATTCCGAGCTAAAGGCTCTCTTTGAG CAATATGGAGATATCCGAACCATATATACTGCCTGCAAGTATCGTGGATTTGTTATGATTTCTTATTATGATCTAAGGGCAGCACAAAATGCAATGAAAGCACTTCAAAATAGGTCATTGAGATCTAGGAAACTTGATATACATTATTCAATTCCAAAG GGCAATGCTCCAGAGAAGGATATTGGTCATGGTACACTGATGATATCTGATCTTGATTCATCTGTTCTGAATGATGAACTAAAACAGATTTTTGGGTTTTATGGAGAAATTAGAGAA ATCTATGAATATCCACAACTGAATCATgtcaaatttattgaattttatgatGTCCGGGCTGCAGAAGCTTCTCTTCGTGCATTGAATGGGATCTGCTTTGCTGGGAAGCACATTAAGCTTGAACCTGGTCTTCCCAAGATTGCAACATG TATGATGCAGCAATCACAGAAGGGAAAAGATGAACCTGATTTTGGTCATAGTTTGAGTGACAACATATCCTTAAGGCATAATAAAG GAGTGTCATCTGGATTTATTGCATCTGGTGTCAGCTTGGAAAATGGATATAATCAGGGATTTCGTTCTGAAACACAGCTACCTGCTTTTATGGATAACTCACTGTTTCATGTGAATTCTAGCATTCACAAGACCACAAGAGGGGCATCTGCTGGAAAAGTATCTGGTGTTTTTGAGGCCTGTAATGCTATTGATGCGATGAAATTTGCATCCATTTCGAGGTTCCATCCTCATTCTTTACCTGAATATCGCGAAAGTTTAGCTAATGGCAGTCCTTACAACTTTTCAAGTACCATTAACATGGCTGCCAATATTGGAACTGGATCGACGGAATCATCTGACAGCAGGCACATTCAGGGAATGAGCTCAACTGGGAACCTAGCAGAGTTTAATGCAGCAG GAAATGGAAACCGCCCCCATCATGGACTTTATCATATGTGGAATGGGTCCAACTTGCATCAGCAACCTCCTTCAAATTCCATGCTTTGGCAGAAAATACCATCCTTTGTTAATGGTGCTTGTTCTCCAGGTCTTCCACAGATACCCAGCTTTTCTAGAACACCGCCTCATGTGCTTAGAGCATCTCATATAGACCATCAAGTGGGATCTGCGCCGGTTGTTGCAGCCTCACCCTGGGATAGACAACATTCTTTCTTGGGAGAGTCACCTGATGCATCTGGTTTTAGATTGGGTTCTGTTGGAAGTCCAGGCTTTCATGGTAGCTGGCAGTTGCATCCTCCTGCTTCTCACAATATATTTTCTCATGTTGGTGGGAATGGTACAGAATTGACATCAAATGGTGGGCAGGGCTCTCCTAAGCAGTTGTCACATGTTTTACCTGGGAGACTTCCCATGACTTTGGTTTCTAAAAACCTCTATTCTCGTAGAAGTGAACCAAACACTAACAACAATGCTGATAAAAAACAATATGTACTTGACCTAGGCCGCATTTTGCGTGGGGATGACAACCGGACAACGctcatgataaaaaatattcccAATAA GTATACTTCAAAGATGCTTCTTGTTGCCATAGATGAGCAATGTCGAGGAACTTATGATTTTCTGTAtttgccaattgatttcaaG AACAAATGTAATGTTGGCTATGCATTCATCAATATGATTGATCCTGGACAAATTATTCCATTCCACCAG GCTTTTCATGGGAAAAAATGGGAGAAATTCAACAGTGAAAAGGTAGCGGTACTCGCCTATGCCCGAATTCAAGGAAAATCTGCTCTTATTGCTCATTTTCAGAATTCAAGCCTAATGAATGAAGATAAACGTTGCCGCCCCATTCTCTTCCATACAGATGGCCCAAATGCTGGTGATCCG GAGCCTTTCCCCTTGGGTAACAATATTAGAGTGAGGCCTGGAAAAATTCGCATGAATGGTAATGAGGAGAATGGCAGCCAAGGGAATCCTTCATCTTTGGCAAGTGGAGAAGAGTCTGGGAATGGAACAGAATCTACATCGAGCTCTTCAAAAAGTTCTGACTGA
- the LOC100801025 gene encoding protein MEI2-like 1 isoform X1, which yields MPSEIMEKRGASASSRFLDDISYVSEKNTGLRKPKSIHDHFLQGKSEMAASPGIIFNTSSPLETNSKTGLSISQTTLSREITEDLHFGRETGNTDMLKDSTTESLNYHKRSWSNVYRQSASGSYGLIGSKIVTNAASRESSLFSSSLSDMFSQKLRLLGNGVLSGQPITVGSFPEEEPYKSLEEIEAETIGNLLPDEDDLFSGVTDELGFSTGTRMNDDFEDFDLFSSSGGMELEGDEHLISGKRTSCGDEDPNYFGVSKGKIPFGEKSSRTLFVRNINSNVEDSELKALFEQYGDIRTIYTACKYRGFVMISYYDLRAAQNAMKALQNRSLRSRKLDIHYSIPKGNAPEKDIGHGTLMISDLDSSVLNDELKQIFGFYGEIREIYEYPQLNHVKFIEFYDVRAAEASLRALNGICFAGKHIKLEPGLPKIATCMMQQSQKGKDEPDFGHSLSDNISLRHNKAGVSSGFIASGVSLENGYNQGFRSETQLPAFMDNSLFHVNSSIHKTTRGASAGKVSGVFEACNAIDAMKFASISRFHPHSLPEYRESLANGSPYNFSSTINMAANIGTGSTESSDSRHIQGMSSTGNLAEFNAAGNGNRPHHGLYHMWNGSNLHQQPPSNSMLWQKIPSFVNGACSPGLPQIPSFSRTPPHVLRASHIDHQVGSAPVVAASPWDRQHSFLGESPDASGFRLGSVGSPGFHGSWQLHPPASHNIFSHVGGNGTELTSNGGQGSPKQLSHVLPGRLPMTLVSKNLYSRRSEPNTNNNADKKQYVLDLGRILRGDDNRTTLMIKNIPNKYTSKMLLVAIDEQCRGTYDFLYLPIDFKNKCNVGYAFINMIDPGQIIPFHQAFHGKKWEKFNSEKVAVLAYARIQGKSALIAHFQNSSLMNEDKRCRPILFHTDGPNAGDPEPFPLGNNIRVRPGKIRMNGNEENGSQGNPSSLASGEESGNGTESTSSSSKSSD from the exons ATGCCTTCTGAAATCATGGAGAAGAGGGGTGCTTCTGCCTCATCTCGCTTTTTGGATGACATTTCCTATGTTTCTGAG AAGAATACTGGATTACGAAAGCCAAAATCTATCCATGACCATTTTCTACAAG GGAAGAGTGAAATGGCGGCATCACCTGGCATCATTTTTAATACTTCGTCACCCCTtgaaacaaattcaaaaacagGCTTGTCAATTTCTCAGACTACTCTATCTCGGGAAATTACAGAAGACCTACATTTTGGCAGAGAAACAGGCAATACAGATATGCTGAAGGATTCCACCACAGAATCATTGAATTATCACAAGAGATCATGGTCTAATGTGTATAGGCAGTCAGCATCTGGCTCATATGGTCTAATTGGGAGCAAGATTGTCACCAATGCTGCCTCACGTGAAAGCAGTCTGTTTTCAAGCTCGCTGTCTGACATGTTTAGCCAAAAGT TGAGGTTATTGGGGAATGGAGTGCTGTCTGGTCAACCCATTACAGTTGGTTCCTTTCCTGAGGAAGAACCGTACAAATCTCTTGAAGAAATTGAGGCTGAAACTATTGGAAATCTCCTTCCTGATGAAGATGACCTGTTTTCTGGAGTCACTGATGAGTTAGGATTCAGTACTGGCACTAGAATGAATGATGATTTTGAagattttgatttgttcagcAGCAGTGGAGGCATGGAATTGGAAGGAGATGAACATCTAATTTCCGGAAAAAGAACCAGTTGCGGGGATGAAGATCCTAATTACTTTGGAGTTTCTAAAGGAAAAATTCCTTTTGGTGAAAAATCTTCTAGAACACTTTTTGTTAGAAACATCAATAGCAATGTAGAAGATTCCGAGCTAAAGGCTCTCTTTGAG CAATATGGAGATATCCGAACCATATATACTGCCTGCAAGTATCGTGGATTTGTTATGATTTCTTATTATGATCTAAGGGCAGCACAAAATGCAATGAAAGCACTTCAAAATAGGTCATTGAGATCTAGGAAACTTGATATACATTATTCAATTCCAAAG GGCAATGCTCCAGAGAAGGATATTGGTCATGGTACACTGATGATATCTGATCTTGATTCATCTGTTCTGAATGATGAACTAAAACAGATTTTTGGGTTTTATGGAGAAATTAGAGAA ATCTATGAATATCCACAACTGAATCATgtcaaatttattgaattttatgatGTCCGGGCTGCAGAAGCTTCTCTTCGTGCATTGAATGGGATCTGCTTTGCTGGGAAGCACATTAAGCTTGAACCTGGTCTTCCCAAGATTGCAACATG TATGATGCAGCAATCACAGAAGGGAAAAGATGAACCTGATTTTGGTCATAGTTTGAGTGACAACATATCCTTAAGGCATAATAAAG CAGGAGTGTCATCTGGATTTATTGCATCTGGTGTCAGCTTGGAAAATGGATATAATCAGGGATTTCGTTCTGAAACACAGCTACCTGCTTTTATGGATAACTCACTGTTTCATGTGAATTCTAGCATTCACAAGACCACAAGAGGGGCATCTGCTGGAAAAGTATCTGGTGTTTTTGAGGCCTGTAATGCTATTGATGCGATGAAATTTGCATCCATTTCGAGGTTCCATCCTCATTCTTTACCTGAATATCGCGAAAGTTTAGCTAATGGCAGTCCTTACAACTTTTCAAGTACCATTAACATGGCTGCCAATATTGGAACTGGATCGACGGAATCATCTGACAGCAGGCACATTCAGGGAATGAGCTCAACTGGGAACCTAGCAGAGTTTAATGCAGCAG GAAATGGAAACCGCCCCCATCATGGACTTTATCATATGTGGAATGGGTCCAACTTGCATCAGCAACCTCCTTCAAATTCCATGCTTTGGCAGAAAATACCATCCTTTGTTAATGGTGCTTGTTCTCCAGGTCTTCCACAGATACCCAGCTTTTCTAGAACACCGCCTCATGTGCTTAGAGCATCTCATATAGACCATCAAGTGGGATCTGCGCCGGTTGTTGCAGCCTCACCCTGGGATAGACAACATTCTTTCTTGGGAGAGTCACCTGATGCATCTGGTTTTAGATTGGGTTCTGTTGGAAGTCCAGGCTTTCATGGTAGCTGGCAGTTGCATCCTCCTGCTTCTCACAATATATTTTCTCATGTTGGTGGGAATGGTACAGAATTGACATCAAATGGTGGGCAGGGCTCTCCTAAGCAGTTGTCACATGTTTTACCTGGGAGACTTCCCATGACTTTGGTTTCTAAAAACCTCTATTCTCGTAGAAGTGAACCAAACACTAACAACAATGCTGATAAAAAACAATATGTACTTGACCTAGGCCGCATTTTGCGTGGGGATGACAACCGGACAACGctcatgataaaaaatattcccAATAA GTATACTTCAAAGATGCTTCTTGTTGCCATAGATGAGCAATGTCGAGGAACTTATGATTTTCTGTAtttgccaattgatttcaaG AACAAATGTAATGTTGGCTATGCATTCATCAATATGATTGATCCTGGACAAATTATTCCATTCCACCAG GCTTTTCATGGGAAAAAATGGGAGAAATTCAACAGTGAAAAGGTAGCGGTACTCGCCTATGCCCGAATTCAAGGAAAATCTGCTCTTATTGCTCATTTTCAGAATTCAAGCCTAATGAATGAAGATAAACGTTGCCGCCCCATTCTCTTCCATACAGATGGCCCAAATGCTGGTGATCCG GAGCCTTTCCCCTTGGGTAACAATATTAGAGTGAGGCCTGGAAAAATTCGCATGAATGGTAATGAGGAGAATGGCAGCCAAGGGAATCCTTCATCTTTGGCAAGTGGAGAAGAGTCTGGGAATGGAACAGAATCTACATCGAGCTCTTCAAAAAGTTCTGACTGA
- the LOC100801025 gene encoding protein MEI2-like 1 isoform X3, producing MPSEIMEKRGASASSRFLDDISYVSENTGLRKPKSIHDHFLQGKSEMAASPGIIFNTSSPLETNSKTGLSISQTTLSREITEDLHFGRETGNTDMLKDSTTESLNYHKRSWSNVYRQSASGSYGLIGSKIVTNAASRESSLFSSSLSDMFSQKLRLLGNGVLSGQPITVGSFPEEEPYKSLEEIEAETIGNLLPDEDDLFSGVTDELGFSTGTRMNDDFEDFDLFSSSGGMELEGDEHLISGKRTSCGDEDPNYFGVSKGKIPFGEKSSRTLFVRNINSNVEDSELKALFEQYGDIRTIYTACKYRGFVMISYYDLRAAQNAMKALQNRSLRSRKLDIHYSIPKGNAPEKDIGHGTLMISDLDSSVLNDELKQIFGFYGEIREIYEYPQLNHVKFIEFYDVRAAEASLRALNGICFAGKHIKLEPGLPKIATCMMQQSQKGKDEPDFGHSLSDNISLRHNKAGVSSGFIASGVSLENGYNQGFRSETQLPAFMDNSLFHVNSSIHKTTRGASAGKVSGVFEACNAIDAMKFASISRFHPHSLPEYRESLANGSPYNFSSTINMAANIGTGSTESSDSRHIQGMSSTGNLAEFNAAGNGNRPHHGLYHMWNGSNLHQQPPSNSMLWQKIPSFVNGACSPGLPQIPSFSRTPPHVLRASHIDHQVGSAPVVAASPWDRQHSFLGESPDASGFRLGSVGSPGFHGSWQLHPPASHNIFSHVGGNGTELTSNGGQGSPKQLSHVLPGRLPMTLVSKNLYSRRSEPNTNNNADKKQYVLDLGRILRGDDNRTTLMIKNIPNKYTSKMLLVAIDEQCRGTYDFLYLPIDFKNKCNVGYAFINMIDPGQIIPFHQAFHGKKWEKFNSEKVAVLAYARIQGKSALIAHFQNSSLMNEDKRCRPILFHTDGPNAGDPEPFPLGNNIRVRPGKIRMNGNEENGSQGNPSSLASGEESGNGTESTSSSSKSSD from the exons ATGCCTTCTGAAATCATGGAGAAGAGGGGTGCTTCTGCCTCATCTCGCTTTTTGGATGACATTTCCTATGTTTCTGAG AATACTGGATTACGAAAGCCAAAATCTATCCATGACCATTTTCTACAAG GGAAGAGTGAAATGGCGGCATCACCTGGCATCATTTTTAATACTTCGTCACCCCTtgaaacaaattcaaaaacagGCTTGTCAATTTCTCAGACTACTCTATCTCGGGAAATTACAGAAGACCTACATTTTGGCAGAGAAACAGGCAATACAGATATGCTGAAGGATTCCACCACAGAATCATTGAATTATCACAAGAGATCATGGTCTAATGTGTATAGGCAGTCAGCATCTGGCTCATATGGTCTAATTGGGAGCAAGATTGTCACCAATGCTGCCTCACGTGAAAGCAGTCTGTTTTCAAGCTCGCTGTCTGACATGTTTAGCCAAAAGT TGAGGTTATTGGGGAATGGAGTGCTGTCTGGTCAACCCATTACAGTTGGTTCCTTTCCTGAGGAAGAACCGTACAAATCTCTTGAAGAAATTGAGGCTGAAACTATTGGAAATCTCCTTCCTGATGAAGATGACCTGTTTTCTGGAGTCACTGATGAGTTAGGATTCAGTACTGGCACTAGAATGAATGATGATTTTGAagattttgatttgttcagcAGCAGTGGAGGCATGGAATTGGAAGGAGATGAACATCTAATTTCCGGAAAAAGAACCAGTTGCGGGGATGAAGATCCTAATTACTTTGGAGTTTCTAAAGGAAAAATTCCTTTTGGTGAAAAATCTTCTAGAACACTTTTTGTTAGAAACATCAATAGCAATGTAGAAGATTCCGAGCTAAAGGCTCTCTTTGAG CAATATGGAGATATCCGAACCATATATACTGCCTGCAAGTATCGTGGATTTGTTATGATTTCTTATTATGATCTAAGGGCAGCACAAAATGCAATGAAAGCACTTCAAAATAGGTCATTGAGATCTAGGAAACTTGATATACATTATTCAATTCCAAAG GGCAATGCTCCAGAGAAGGATATTGGTCATGGTACACTGATGATATCTGATCTTGATTCATCTGTTCTGAATGATGAACTAAAACAGATTTTTGGGTTTTATGGAGAAATTAGAGAA ATCTATGAATATCCACAACTGAATCATgtcaaatttattgaattttatgatGTCCGGGCTGCAGAAGCTTCTCTTCGTGCATTGAATGGGATCTGCTTTGCTGGGAAGCACATTAAGCTTGAACCTGGTCTTCCCAAGATTGCAACATG TATGATGCAGCAATCACAGAAGGGAAAAGATGAACCTGATTTTGGTCATAGTTTGAGTGACAACATATCCTTAAGGCATAATAAAG CAGGAGTGTCATCTGGATTTATTGCATCTGGTGTCAGCTTGGAAAATGGATATAATCAGGGATTTCGTTCTGAAACACAGCTACCTGCTTTTATGGATAACTCACTGTTTCATGTGAATTCTAGCATTCACAAGACCACAAGAGGGGCATCTGCTGGAAAAGTATCTGGTGTTTTTGAGGCCTGTAATGCTATTGATGCGATGAAATTTGCATCCATTTCGAGGTTCCATCCTCATTCTTTACCTGAATATCGCGAAAGTTTAGCTAATGGCAGTCCTTACAACTTTTCAAGTACCATTAACATGGCTGCCAATATTGGAACTGGATCGACGGAATCATCTGACAGCAGGCACATTCAGGGAATGAGCTCAACTGGGAACCTAGCAGAGTTTAATGCAGCAG GAAATGGAAACCGCCCCCATCATGGACTTTATCATATGTGGAATGGGTCCAACTTGCATCAGCAACCTCCTTCAAATTCCATGCTTTGGCAGAAAATACCATCCTTTGTTAATGGTGCTTGTTCTCCAGGTCTTCCACAGATACCCAGCTTTTCTAGAACACCGCCTCATGTGCTTAGAGCATCTCATATAGACCATCAAGTGGGATCTGCGCCGGTTGTTGCAGCCTCACCCTGGGATAGACAACATTCTTTCTTGGGAGAGTCACCTGATGCATCTGGTTTTAGATTGGGTTCTGTTGGAAGTCCAGGCTTTCATGGTAGCTGGCAGTTGCATCCTCCTGCTTCTCACAATATATTTTCTCATGTTGGTGGGAATGGTACAGAATTGACATCAAATGGTGGGCAGGGCTCTCCTAAGCAGTTGTCACATGTTTTACCTGGGAGACTTCCCATGACTTTGGTTTCTAAAAACCTCTATTCTCGTAGAAGTGAACCAAACACTAACAACAATGCTGATAAAAAACAATATGTACTTGACCTAGGCCGCATTTTGCGTGGGGATGACAACCGGACAACGctcatgataaaaaatattcccAATAA GTATACTTCAAAGATGCTTCTTGTTGCCATAGATGAGCAATGTCGAGGAACTTATGATTTTCTGTAtttgccaattgatttcaaG AACAAATGTAATGTTGGCTATGCATTCATCAATATGATTGATCCTGGACAAATTATTCCATTCCACCAG GCTTTTCATGGGAAAAAATGGGAGAAATTCAACAGTGAAAAGGTAGCGGTACTCGCCTATGCCCGAATTCAAGGAAAATCTGCTCTTATTGCTCATTTTCAGAATTCAAGCCTAATGAATGAAGATAAACGTTGCCGCCCCATTCTCTTCCATACAGATGGCCCAAATGCTGGTGATCCG GAGCCTTTCCCCTTGGGTAACAATATTAGAGTGAGGCCTGGAAAAATTCGCATGAATGGTAATGAGGAGAATGGCAGCCAAGGGAATCCTTCATCTTTGGCAAGTGGAGAAGAGTCTGGGAATGGAACAGAATCTACATCGAGCTCTTCAAAAAGTTCTGACTGA